One window of Ralstonia pickettii DTP0602 genomic DNA carries:
- a CDS encoding multidrug ABC transporter ATP-binding protein (K01990: ABC-2.A; ABC-2 type transport system ATP-binding protein), with product MNTTANTTTNGRPAELAIDVRGLNKHFGDKHVVNDLSMQVARGEIFGFLGPNGSGKTTSIRMMCGLLTPDSGAGTCLGYDILREADEIKRRVGYMTQKFSYWDDLSIRENLDFVARVYGMPNRREAVDRALEDLGLATRSAQLAGSLSGGWKQRLALAACLLHEPELLLLDEPTAGVDPKARRDFWEQLHQLAARGISVLVSTHYMDEAERCHKLAYIAYGKLLAQGTADEVVASQQLSTWSVEGDDLATLSEQLQGAPGVEQTVAFGTALHVTGRDAQALADTLSRLAGPGRRVAQTQTSLEDVFIHMMSRAEDNMGTRKAKEPT from the coding sequence ATGAACACGACAGCCAACACAACCACCAACGGCCGGCCAGCCGAACTCGCCATCGACGTGCGCGGCCTGAACAAGCACTTCGGCGACAAGCACGTGGTCAACGACCTCAGCATGCAGGTCGCGCGCGGCGAGATCTTCGGCTTCCTCGGCCCCAACGGCAGCGGCAAGACGACGTCCATCCGCATGATGTGCGGGCTGCTGACGCCCGACTCCGGCGCGGGCACCTGCCTGGGCTACGACATCCTGCGCGAGGCTGACGAGATCAAGCGCCGCGTCGGCTACATGACGCAGAAGTTCTCGTACTGGGACGACCTGTCGATCCGCGAGAACCTGGACTTCGTCGCCCGCGTCTATGGCATGCCGAACCGGCGCGAGGCTGTCGACCGTGCCCTCGAGGACCTGGGCCTGGCCACGCGTTCGGCGCAGCTCGCCGGCTCGCTGTCTGGCGGCTGGAAGCAGCGGCTGGCGCTGGCGGCCTGCCTGCTGCACGAGCCCGAACTGCTGCTGCTCGACGAACCGACCGCGGGCGTCGATCCCAAGGCGCGGCGCGACTTCTGGGAGCAGTTGCACCAGCTCGCCGCGCGCGGCATCTCGGTGCTGGTCAGCACGCACTACATGGACGAGGCCGAGCGCTGCCACAAGCTCGCCTATATCGCCTACGGCAAGCTGCTGGCGCAGGGCACCGCCGATGAAGTGGTAGCCAGCCAGCAGCTGTCGACCTGGAGCGTGGAAGGCGACGACCTCGCCACGCTATCCGAGCAACTACAGGGCGCGCCGGGCGTGGAGCAGACCGTGGCCTTCGGCACCGCGCTGCACGTGACCGGGCGCGATGCGCAGGCGCTCGCGGATACGCTGTCGCGCCTGGCCGGTCCCGGCCGGCGCGTAGCGCAGACCCAGACCAGCCTGGAGGACGTGTTCATCCATATGATGAGCCGGGCCGAAGACAACATGGGCACGCGCAAAGCAAAGGAGCCGACATGA